The following proteins are co-located in the Escherichia fergusonii ATCC 35469 genome:
- the mltA gene encoding murein transglycosylase A, translated as MKGRWVKYLLMGTVVAMLAACSSKPTDRGQQYKDGKFTQPFSLVNQPDAVGAPINAGDFAEQINHIRTSSPRLYGNQSNVYNAVQEWLRAGGDTRNMRQFGIDAWQMEGADNYGNVQFTGYYTPVIQARHTRQGEFQYPIYRMPPKRGRLPSRAEIYAGALSDKYILAYSNSLMDNFIMDVQGSGYIDFGDGSPLNFFSYAGKNGHAYRSIGKVLIDRGEVKKEDMSMQAIRHWGETHSEAEVRELLEQNPSFVFFKPQSFAPVKGASAVPLVGRASVASDRSIIPPGTTLLAEVPLLDNNGKFNGQYELRLMVALDVGGAIKGQHFDIYQGIGPEAGHRAGWYNHYGRVWVLKTAPGAGNVFSG; from the coding sequence ATGAAAGGACGTTGGGTAAAGTACCTTCTTATGGGCACGGTTGTGGCAATGCTTGCCGCCTGCTCTTCCAAACCAACCGATCGCGGACAGCAATATAAAGACGGGAAATTTACCCAGCCTTTCTCTCTGGTAAACCAGCCAGATGCCGTTGGCGCGCCAATTAACGCCGGTGATTTTGCCGAGCAAATTAACCATATCCGTACTTCGTCACCGCGTCTGTATGGCAACCAGAGTAATGTTTATAATGCGGTGCAGGAGTGGCTACGCGCAGGCGGTGATACCCGCAATATGCGTCAGTTCGGCATTGACGCCTGGCAGATGGAAGGTGCCGACAACTATGGCAACGTGCAGTTTACGGGCTATTACACGCCTGTCATTCAGGCGCGCCATACCCGTCAGGGCGAGTTCCAGTATCCTATTTACCGTATGCCGCCAAAGCGTGGTCGTCTGCCGTCTCGTGCTGAGATCTACGCGGGAGCGTTGAGCGATAAATACATCCTCGCTTACAGCAACTCTCTGATGGATAACTTCATTATGGATGTGCAGGGTAGCGGGTATATCGACTTTGGTGATGGCAGTCCGCTTAACTTTTTCAGCTATGCAGGGAAAAACGGTCATGCCTATCGCAGCATCGGTAAGGTGCTGATTGACCGTGGCGAAGTGAAAAAAGAAGATATGTCGATGCAGGCGATTCGTCACTGGGGTGAAACACACAGTGAAGCCGAGGTTCGCGAGCTGCTTGAGCAGAATCCTTCATTTGTTTTCTTTAAACCGCAGTCTTTTGCACCAGTGAAAGGAGCAAGTGCAGTTCCGCTGGTTGGCCGCGCTTCAGTTGCCTCTGATCGTTCCATTATCCCGCCTGGTACAACCTTACTGGCAGAAGTGCCGCTGCTGGATAATAACGGCAAATTTAACGGTCAGTACGAACTGCGGCTGATGGTGGCGCTGGATGTCGGTGGTGCAATCAAAGGCCAACACTTCGATATTTATCAAGGTATCGGGCCGGAAGCCGGACACCGCGCAGGTTGGTACAACCACTATGGACGGGTTTGGGTGCTGAAAACCGCCCCGGGTGCAGGTAACGTCTTTAGCGGCTGA
- the fadE gene encoding acyl-CoA dehydrogenase FadE, giving the protein MMILSILATVVLLGALFYHRVSLFISSLILLAWTAALGVAGLWSAWVLVPLAIILVPFNFAPMRKSMISAPVFRGFRKVMPPMSRTEKEAIDAGTTWWEGDLFQGKPDWKKLHNYPQPRLTAEEQAFLDGPVEEACRMANDFQITHELADLPPELWAYLKEHRFFAMIIKKEYGGLEFSAYAQSRVLQKLSGVSGILAITVGVPNSLGPGELLQHYGTDEQKNHYLPRLARGQEIPCFALTSPEAGSDAGAIPDTGIVCMGEWQGQQVLGMRLTWNKRYITLAPIATVLGLAFKLSDPEKLLGGAEDLGITCALIPTTTPGVEIGRRHFPLNVPFQNGPTRGKDVFVPIDYIIGGPKMAGQGWRMLVECLSVGRGITLPSNSTGGVKSVALATGAYAHIRRQFKISIGKMEGIEEPLARIAGNAYVMDAAASLITYGIMLGEKPAVLSAIVKYHCTHRGQQSIIDAMDITGGKGIMLGQSNFLARAYQGAPIAITVEGANILTRSMMIFGQGAIRCHPYVLEEMEAAKNNDVNAFDKLLFKHIGHVGSNKVRSFWLGLTHGLTSSTPTGDATKRYYQHLNRLSANLALLSDVSMAVLGGSLKRRERISARLGDILSQLYLASAVLKRYDDEGRNETDLPLVHWGVQDALYQAEQAMDDLLQNFPNRVVAGLLNVVIFPTGRHYLAPSDKLDHKVAKILQVPNATRSRIGRGQYLTPSEHNPVGLLEEALVDVIAAGPIHQRICKALGKNLPFTRLDELAHNALAKGLIDKDEAAILVKAEESRLRSINVDDFDPEELATKPVKLPEKVRKVEAA; this is encoded by the coding sequence ATGATGATTTTGAGTATTCTCGCTACGGTTGTCCTGCTCGGCGCGTTGTTCTATCACCGCGTGAGCTTATTTATCAGCAGTCTGATTTTGCTCGCCTGGACAGCCGCCCTCGGCGTTGCTGGTCTGTGGTCGGCGTGGGTACTGGTGCCTCTGGCCATTATCCTCGTGCCATTTAACTTTGCGCCTATGCGTAAGTCGATGATTTCCGCACCGGTATTTCGCGGTTTCCGTAAGGTGATGCCGCCGATGTCGCGCACTGAGAAAGAAGCGATTGATGCGGGCACCACCTGGTGGGAGGGCGACTTGTTCCAGGGCAAGCCGGACTGGAAAAAGCTGCATAACTATCCGCAGCCGCGCCTGACCGCCGAAGAGCAAGCGTTTCTCGACGGCCCGGTAGAAGAAGCCTGCCGGATGGCGAATGATTTCCAGATTACCCATGAGCTGGCTGATTTGCCGCCAGAGTTGTGGGCGTACCTCAAAGAGCATCGTTTCTTCGCGATGATCATCAAAAAAGAGTACGGCGGACTGGAGTTCTCGGCTTATGCCCAGTCTCGTGTGCTGCAAAAACTCTCCGGCGTGAGCGGGATCCTGGCGATTACCGTCGGCGTGCCGAACTCATTAGGTCCGGGCGAACTGCTGCAACATTACGGCACTGACGAGCAGAAAAATCACTATCTGCCGCGTCTGGCGCGTGGTCAGGAGATCCCTTGCTTTGCACTGACCAGCCCGGAAGCGGGTTCCGATGCGGGCGCTATCCCGGATACCGGGATTGTCTGCATGGGTGAATGGCAGGGCCAGCAGGTGCTGGGCATGCGTCTGACCTGGAACAAACGCTACATTACGCTCGCGCCGATTGCGACCGTGCTTGGTCTGGCGTTTAAACTCTCCGACCCGGAAAAACTGCTGGGTGGCGCAGAAGATTTAGGCATTACTTGTGCGCTGATCCCGACCACCACGCCAGGCGTGGAAATTGGTCGTCGCCACTTCCCGCTGAACGTACCGTTCCAAAACGGACCGACGCGCGGTAAAGATGTCTTCGTACCGATCGACTACATTATTGGCGGACCAAAAATGGCCGGGCAAGGCTGGCGGATGCTGGTGGAATGTCTCTCCGTAGGCCGTGGTATTACCCTGCCTTCCAACTCAACCGGCGGCGTGAAGTCGGTGGCGCTGGCAACCGGCGCGTATGCACACATTCGTCGTCAGTTCAAAATCTCTATCGGTAAGATGGAAGGGATTGAAGAGCCGCTGGCGCGTATTGCCGGAAACGCCTACGTGATGGATGCTGCGGCATCGCTGATTACCTACGGCATTATGCTCGGTGAAAAACCTGCCGTGCTGTCGGCTATCGTCAAATATCACTGTACCCACCGCGGGCAGCAGTCGATTATTGATGCGATGGATATCACCGGGGGTAAAGGCATTATGCTCGGTCAGAGCAACTTCCTGGCACGAGCTTACCAGGGCGCACCGATTGCCATCACCGTTGAAGGGGCCAACATTCTGACCCGCAGCATGATGATCTTCGGTCAGGGAGCGATTCGTTGCCATCCGTACGTGCTGGAAGAGATGGAAGCGGCGAAAAACAATGACGTTAACGCGTTCGATAAACTGCTGTTCAAACATATCGGTCATGTCGGTAGCAACAAAGTTCGCAGCTTCTGGCTGGGTTTGACGCACGGTTTAACCAGCAGCACACCAACCGGCGATGCCACTAAACGTTATTATCAGCACCTGAACCGCCTGAGTGCCAACCTCGCCCTGCTTTCTGATGTTTCGATGGCGGTGCTGGGCGGCAGCCTGAAACGTCGCGAACGCATCTCGGCACGTCTGGGTGATATTTTAAGTCAGCTTTACCTCGCCTCTGCCGTTCTGAAGCGTTATGACGATGAAGGCCGTAATGAAACCGACCTGCCGCTAGTGCATTGGGGCGTACAGGATGCGCTGTATCAGGCTGAACAGGCAATGGACGATTTACTGCAAAACTTCCCGAACCGCGTGGTTGCCGGGCTGCTGAATGTGGTGATCTTCCCGACCGGACGTCATTATCTGGCACCGTCTGACAAGCTGGATCATAAAGTGGCGAAGATTTTACAAGTGCCGAATGCCACCCGTTCACGCATTGGTCGCGGTCAGTACCTGACGCCGAGCGAGCATAACCCGGTTGGTTTACTGGAAGAGGCACTGGTGGATGTGATTGCCGCCGGCCCAATTCATCAGCGGATCTGTAAAGCGCTGGGTAAAAACCTGCCATTTACCCGTCTGGATGAACTGGCGCACAACGCACTGGCGAAGGGGCTGATTGATAAAGATGAAGCTGCTATTCTGGTGAAAGCTGAAGAAAGCCGTCTGCGCAGCATTAACGTTGATGACTTTGATCCGGAAGAGCTGGCGACGAAGCCGGTAAAGTTGCCGGAGAAAGTGCGGAAAGTTGAAGCCGCGTAA
- a CDS encoding class II glutamine amidotransferase: MCELLGMSANVPTDICFSFTGLVQRGGGTGPHKDGWGITFYEGKGCRTFKDPQPSFNSPIAKLVQDYPIKSCSVVAHIRQANRGEVALENTHPFTRELWGRNWTYAHNGQLTGYKSLETGNFRPVGETDSEKAFCWLLHKLTQRYPRTPGNMAAVFKYIASLADELRQKGVFNMLLSDGRYVMAYCSTNLHWITRRAPFGVATLLDQDVEIDFSSQTTPNDVVTVIATQPLTGNETWQKIMPGEWRLFCLGERVV, translated from the coding sequence ATGTGCGAATTGCTCGGGATGAGCGCCAACGTCCCTACCGATATCTGCTTTAGTTTCACCGGTCTGGTGCAGCGTGGTGGTGGAACCGGGCCACATAAAGATGGCTGGGGCATTACCTTTTACGAAGGTAAAGGCTGTCGCACATTTAAAGATCCACAACCCAGCTTTAATTCCCCCATCGCCAAACTTGTCCAGGACTACCCGATAAAATCCTGTTCGGTTGTGGCTCATATTCGCCAGGCCAATCGGGGCGAGGTGGCACTGGAAAATACTCATCCGTTTACCCGCGAGTTATGGGGACGAAACTGGACTTATGCCCATAACGGGCAACTGACGGGGTACAAGTCACTGGAAACCGGCAACTTCCGCCCGGTAGGTGAAACCGACAGCGAAAAAGCCTTTTGCTGGCTGCTGCATAAATTAACGCAGCGTTACCCGCGCACACCGGGCAACATGGCGGCAGTGTTTAAATATATCGCCTCACTGGCGGATGAACTGCGGCAGAAGGGCGTTTTCAACATGCTGCTTTCGGACGGGCGCTATGTAATGGCGTATTGCTCGACCAATCTGCACTGGATCACCCGCCGCGCGCCGTTTGGCGTGGCAACGTTGCTGGATCAGGATGTGGAAATCGACTTCAGCTCGCAGACCACACCGAATGATGTGGTCACGGTGATTGCGACACAGCCGCTGACGGGCAATGAAACCTGGCAAAAGATTATGCCAGGCGAATGGCGCTTATTTTGCCTCGGGGAGCGTGTAGTTTGA
- the dpaA gene encoding peptidoglycan meso-diaminopimelic acid protein amidase, which translates to MRKIALILAMLLIPCVSFAGLLGSSSSTTPVSKEYKQQLMGSPVYIQIFKEERTLDLYVKMGEQYQLLDSYKICKYSGGLGPKQRQGDFKSPEGFYSVQRNQLKPDSRYYKAINIGFPNAYDRAHGYEGKYLMIHGDCVSIGCYAMTNQGIDEIFQFVTGALVFGQPSVQVSIYPFRMTDANMQRHKYSNFKDFWEQLKPGYDYFEQTRKPPTVSVVNGRYVVSKPLSHEVVQPQLASNYTLPEAK; encoded by the coding sequence ATGCGTAAAATCGCATTAATTCTTGCGATGTTGTTGATCCCGTGCGTTTCGTTTGCCGGTTTGCTGGGCAGCAGTAGCTCGACCACGCCAGTGAGCAAAGAGTATAAGCAGCAGTTGATGGGATCCCCTGTCTACATCCAGATCTTCAAGGAAGAACGTACGCTCGATCTCTACGTCAAAATGGGCGAGCAATATCAACTGCTCGACAGCTATAAAATCTGTAAATATTCCGGCGGCTTAGGGCCAAAACAGCGTCAGGGCGATTTCAAAAGCCCGGAAGGGTTTTATAGCGTCCAGCGTAATCAGTTAAAACCAGACAGCCGTTACTACAAAGCGATTAATATTGGTTTCCCCAATGCCTATGACCGTGCACATGGTTATGAAGGGAAATACCTGATGATTCACGGCGATTGTGTTTCCATCGGCTGCTACGCGATGACCAATCAGGGTATTGATGAGATCTTCCAGTTCGTTACCGGCGCGCTGGTGTTTGGTCAGCCGAGTGTGCAGGTAAGTATTTACCCGTTCCGCATGACCGACGCCAACATGCAGCGCCATAAATATTCCAACTTTAAGGACTTCTGGGAGCAACTGAAGCCGGGCTACGACTACTTTGAACAGACCCGTAAGCCACCGACCGTTTCTGTGGTCAATGGCCGTTACGTCGTCAGCAAGCCGTTGAGCCATGAAGTGGTGCAACCACAGCTGGCATCAAACTACACGCTCCCCGAGGCAAAATAA
- the lpcA gene encoding D-sedoheptulose 7-phosphate isomerase: MYQDLIRNELNEAAETLANFLKDDANIHAIQRAAVLLADSFKAGGKVLSCGNGGSHCDAMHFAEELTGRYRENRPGYPAIAISDVSHISCVGNDFGFNDIFSRYVEAVGREGDVLLGISTSGNSANVIKAIAAAREKGMKVITLTGKDGGKMAGMADIEIRVPHFGYADRIQEIHIKVIHILIQLIEKEMAK; this comes from the coding sequence ATGTACCAGGATCTTATTCGTAATGAACTGAACGAAGCGGCGGAAACGCTGGCTAACTTTTTAAAAGATGACGCCAATATTCACGCCATTCAGCGCGCGGCGGTCCTGTTAGCAGACAGCTTCAAAGCCGGTGGTAAGGTGCTTTCCTGCGGCAACGGCGGCTCCCATTGCGACGCCATGCACTTTGCCGAAGAGTTGACCGGTCGCTACCGTGAAAACCGTCCGGGCTACCCGGCGATTGCTATTTCTGACGTTAGTCATATTTCCTGCGTCGGTAACGATTTCGGTTTCAATGATATTTTCTCCCGTTACGTTGAAGCGGTAGGTCGCGAAGGCGATGTACTGCTGGGGATCTCCACCTCCGGTAACTCTGCAAACGTGATCAAAGCGATCGCGGCGGCGCGTGAGAAGGGAATGAAAGTGATCACCCTGACCGGTAAAGACGGCGGCAAAATGGCAGGCATGGCAGATATCGAAATTCGCGTTCCGCACTTTGGTTATGCCGACCGCATTCAGGAGATTCACATTAAAGTGATCCATATCCTGATCCAGTTAATTGAAAAAGAGATGGCTAAGTAA
- the ivy gene encoding Ivy family C-type lysozyme inhibitor translates to MFKAITTVAALVIATSAMAQDDLTISSLAKGETTKAAFNQMVQGHKLPAWVMKGGTYTPAQTVTLGDETYQVMSACKPHDCGSQRIAVMWSEKSNQMTGLFSTIDEKTSQEKLTWLNVNDALSIDGKTVLFAALTGSLENHPDGFNFK, encoded by the coding sequence ATGTTTAAGGCAATAACAACAGTCGCCGCTCTGGTCATCGCCACCAGTGCAATGGCGCAGGATGATTTAACCATTAGCAGCCTTGCAAAGGGCGAAACCACCAAAGCTGCGTTTAATCAGATGGTACAAGGGCATAAGTTGCCTGCCTGGGTGATGAAAGGCGGTACTTATACTCCCGCACAAACCGTGACATTGGGTGATGAGACGTATCAGGTGATGAGCGCGTGCAAACCGCATGACTGTGGTTCGCAACGTATCGCTGTGATGTGGTCCGAGAAATCTAATCAGATGACGGGGCTGTTCTCGACCATTGATGAGAAAACGTCGCAAGAGAAACTCACCTGGCTGAATGTGAACGATGCGCTTTCGATTGATGGTAAAACGGTGCTGTTCGCGGCGTTGACCGGCAGTCTGGAAAACCATCCGGATGGCTTTAATTTTAAATAA
- the yafV gene encoding 2-oxoglutaramate amidase has protein sequence MPGLKITLLQQPLVWMDGPANLRHFDRQLEGITGRDVIVLPEMFTSGFAMEAAASSLAQDDVVNWMTAKAQQCNALIAGSVALQTESGSVNRFLLVEPGGKVHFYDKRHLFRMADEHLHYKAGNARVIVEWRGWRILPLVCYDLRFPVWSRNLNDYDLALYVANWPAPRSLHWQALLTARAIENQAYVAGCNRVGSDGNGCHYRGDSRVINPQGEIIATADAHQATRIDAELSMAVLREYREKFPAWQDADEFTLR, from the coding sequence GTGCCTGGTTTGAAGATTACGCTTTTGCAGCAACCACTGGTGTGGATGGATGGTCCTGCCAACCTGCGCCATTTTGATCGTCAACTGGAAGGTATTACCGGGCGCGATGTGATCGTTCTACCGGAGATGTTTACCAGCGGCTTTGCCATGGAAGCGGCAGCTTCGTCGCTAGCACAAGATGACGTAGTGAACTGGATGACAGCCAAAGCGCAGCAGTGCAATGCGCTGATTGCCGGCAGTGTTGCATTACAAACGGAGTCTGGTTCGGTTAATCGCTTTTTGCTGGTTGAGCCGGGCGGCAAGGTGCATTTTTATGACAAGCGTCATCTGTTCCGAATGGCAGATGAGCATCTTCATTATAAAGCGGGCAATGCGCGAGTGATTGTGGAATGGCGCGGCTGGCGTATTTTGCCGCTGGTGTGCTACGACTTACGTTTTCCGGTGTGGTCGCGCAATCTCAACGATTATGACCTCGCCCTGTACGTCGCCAACTGGCCTGCTCCGCGCTCTCTGCACTGGCAGGCATTGCTGACGGCCCGCGCGATTGAGAATCAGGCGTATGTGGCGGGATGTAATCGCGTCGGCAGCGATGGCAACGGCTGCCATTATCGCGGTGACAGCCGGGTGATTAATCCACAGGGCGAGATTATCGCTACTGCCGATGCGCATCAGGCAACGCGCATTGATGCGGAGCTGTCGATGGCGGTGTTAAGGGAATATCGCGAAAAGTTTCCGGCATGGCAGGATGCGGATGAATTCACATTGCGTTAG
- the amiC gene encoding N-acetylmuramoyl-L-alanine amidase AmiC (Like AmiA, dependent on TAT (Twin-Arginine Translocation) system for export.) — protein MSGTNSAISRRRLLQGAGAMWLLSVSQVGLAAVSQVVAVRVWPASSYTRVTVESSRLLKYKQFALSNPERVVVDLEGVNLNSVLKGVAAQIRTDDPFIKSARVGQFDPQTVRMVFELKQNVKPQIFALAPVAGFKERLVMDLYPANAQDMQDPLLALLEDYNKGDLEKQVPPAQSGPQPGKAGRDRPIVIMLDPGHGGEDSGAVGKYKTREKDVVLQIARRLRSLIEKEGNMKVYMTRNEDIFIPLQVRVAKAQKQRADLFVSIHADAFTSRQPSGSSVFALSTKGATSTAAKYLAQTQNASDLIGGVSKSGDRYVDHTMFDMVQSLTIADSLKFGKAVLNKLGKINKLHKNQVEQAGFAVLKAPDIPSILVETAFISNVEEERKLKTATFQQEIAESILAGIKAYFADGATLARRG, from the coding sequence ATGTCAGGAACCAATTCAGCAATCAGCCGTCGTCGCTTATTACAAGGGGCGGGAGCTATGTGGCTATTGAGCGTAAGTCAGGTGGGACTGGCAGCGGTCAGTCAGGTTGTCGCTGTACGTGTCTGGCCTGCATCGAGTTATACGCGTGTCACAGTAGAATCGAGTCGCCTGCTGAAATACAAACAATTTGCGTTGAGTAATCCTGAACGTGTGGTGGTTGATCTCGAAGGCGTAAATCTTAACTCCGTGCTGAAAGGTGTGGCGGCGCAAATACGAACTGATGATCCTTTCATAAAATCAGCACGGGTAGGGCAGTTTGATCCACAAACTGTGCGAATGGTTTTTGAACTCAAGCAAAATGTAAAACCACAGATTTTCGCTTTGGCTCCGGTTGCCGGGTTTAAAGAGCGTCTGGTGATGGATCTTTACCCAGCCAATGCCCAGGACATGCAGGATCCGCTGCTGGCATTGTTAGAAGATTACAACAAAGGCGATCTCGAAAAGCAGGTGCCGCCAGCACAAAGTGGTCCACAACCGGGTAAAGCAGGTCGCGATCGCCCGATAGTCATCATGCTTGACCCTGGCCACGGCGGCGAAGACTCCGGTGCGGTGGGGAAATACAAAACACGCGAAAAAGACGTGGTATTGCAAATAGCTCGCCGCCTGCGCTCTCTGATCGAGAAAGAGGGCAACATGAAGGTGTACATGACGCGCAATGAAGACATCTTCATTCCGTTGCAGGTACGTGTGGCTAAAGCGCAGAAACAGCGTGCCGACCTGTTTGTCTCTATCCATGCTGACGCTTTTACCAGTCGCCAACCGAGCGGTTCCTCGGTATTTGCGCTTTCGACTAAAGGGGCGACCAGTACCGCTGCAAAATATCTGGCACAAACGCAGAACGCCTCGGACTTGATTGGCGGTGTGAGCAAGAGTGGCGACCGCTATGTTGACCACACCATGTTCGATATGGTGCAGTCACTGACCATTGCCGACAGCCTGAAGTTTGGTAAGGCTGTATTGAATAAGCTGGGTAAAATCAACAAACTGCATAAAAATCAGGTTGAACAGGCCGGGTTTGCTGTACTAAAAGCGCCAGATATTCCATCCATTTTGGTGGAAACGGCGTTTATCAGTAACGTTGAGGAAGAACGAAAGTTGAAAACCGCAACTTTCCAGCAGGAGATTGCTGAATCTATTCTTGCAGGGATCAAAGCTTACTTTGCCGATGGTGCGACGCTGGCGAGAAGGGGATGA
- a CDS encoding C40 family peptidase encodes MSSFFHGRFLHPGVFSLCVLLPLLASATTSPISLSYAARQRMQNRARLLKQYQVHLKKQASYIVEGNAESRRALRQHNREQVKQHPEWFPAPLKASDRRWQVLAENNHFLSSDHLHNITEVAIHRLEQQLGKPYVWGGTRPDQGFDCSGLVFYAYNKILEAKLPRTANEMYHYHRATIVANNDLRRGDLLFFHIHSREIADHIGVYLGDGQFIESPRTGETIRVSRLAEPFWQDHFLGARRILTEETIL; translated from the coding sequence ATGTCTTCATTCTTTCACGGCAGATTTCTCCATCCAGGCGTGTTTTCGTTATGCGTTTTGCTCCCTTTACTCGCCAGCGCTACCACATCACCTATCTCTCTCAGTTACGCCGCCCGCCAGCGGATGCAAAACCGTGCCAGACTGCTAAAACAGTACCAGGTGCATCTAAAAAAACAGGCGAGCTACATTGTGGAAGGCAATGCCGAAAGCAGAAGGGCGCTGCGCCAGCACAACCGGGAGCAGGTAAAACAGCATCCAGAATGGTTTCCTGCACCGCTCAAGGCGAGTGACAGACGCTGGCAGGTGCTGGCAGAAAACAACCACTTTTTAAGCAGCGACCATCTGCATAACATCACCGAAGTAGCGATTCACCGTCTGGAGCAGCAGCTTGGCAAGCCTTACGTCTGGGGCGGCACGCGGCCTGATCAAGGCTTCGACTGTAGCGGGTTGGTTTTTTATGCCTACAACAAGATCCTCGAGGCGAAGCTCCCGCGTACGGCCAATGAGATGTATCACTACCATCGGGCAACGATTGTGGCGAACAACGACCTGCGCCGGGGAGATTTGCTGTTTTTCCATATTCACAGCCGTGAGATTGCCGATCATATAGGCGTGTATTTGGGAGACGGTCAGTTTATCGAGTCGCCGCGAACGGGGGAAACCATTCGGGTAAGCCGGTTAGCTGAACCTTTCTGGCAGGATCATTTTTTGGGGGCTAGACGGATTTTGACTGAAGAAACGATCCTGTAG
- the argA gene encoding amino-acid N-acetyltransferase: MVKERSTELVQGFRHSVPYINTHRGKTFVIMLGGEAIEHENFSSIVNDIGLLHSLGIRLVVVYGARPQIDANLAAHQHEPLYHKNIRVTDAKTLELVKQAAGTLQLDITARLSMSLNNTPLQGAHINVVSGNFIIAQPLGVDDGVDYCHSGRIRRIDEEAIHRQLDSGAIVLLGPVAVSVTGESFNLTSEEIATQLAIKLKAEKMIGFCSSQGVTNDDGDIVSELFPNEAQARVEAQETAGDYNSGTVRFLRGAVKACRSGVRRCHLISYQEDGALLQELFSRDGIGTQIVMESAEQIRRATINDIGGILELIRPLEQQGILVRRSREQLEMEIDKFTIIQRDNTTIACAALYPFPEEKIGEMACVAVHPDYRSSARGEVLLERIAAQAKQIGLSKLFVLTTRSIHWFQERGFTPVDIDLLPESKKLMYNYQRRSKVLMADLG; encoded by the coding sequence GTGGTAAAGGAGCGTAGTACCGAACTTGTTCAGGGGTTCCGTCATTCTGTTCCCTATATCAACACCCATCGGGGAAAGACGTTTGTCATTATGCTCGGCGGCGAAGCCATTGAGCATGAGAACTTCTCCAGTATTGTCAATGATATTGGCTTATTACATAGCCTCGGAATTCGTCTGGTTGTAGTTTATGGAGCCCGACCACAAATCGATGCCAACCTTGCAGCGCATCAACATGAGCCGCTTTATCACAAGAATATCCGCGTAACAGATGCCAAAACGCTGGAACTGGTTAAACAGGCTGCTGGCACATTACAATTGGATATCACCGCTCGCCTGTCGATGAGTCTAAATAACACGCCGTTACAGGGCGCACATATTAATGTGGTCAGCGGTAATTTCATCATTGCGCAGCCACTGGGCGTTGATGATGGTGTGGATTATTGTCATAGCGGACGTATTCGCCGTATTGATGAAGAAGCGATCCACCGCCAACTGGACAGTGGTGCAATCGTGTTGCTCGGACCTGTGGCCGTTTCTGTCACTGGCGAAAGTTTTAACCTGACCTCGGAAGAAATTGCGACCCAACTCGCCATTAAACTGAAAGCAGAGAAAATGATCGGTTTCTGCTCATCTCAGGGCGTGACTAATGACGATGGCGATATTGTATCTGAACTCTTTCCTAACGAAGCTCAGGCGCGTGTAGAAGCACAGGAAACGGCTGGCGATTATAACTCAGGCACCGTACGCTTTTTACGCGGTGCGGTGAAGGCCTGCCGCAGTGGCGTGCGGCGTTGCCATTTAATTAGCTATCAAGAAGATGGCGCACTACTACAAGAACTGTTCTCCCGTGACGGTATTGGTACGCAGATTGTTATGGAAAGCGCAGAACAAATCCGCCGCGCCACTATTAATGATATTGGCGGTATTTTGGAGTTGATTCGCCCGCTGGAACAACAGGGAATTCTGGTACGTCGCTCGCGCGAACAACTGGAAATGGAGATCGATAAATTTACTATTATTCAGCGTGATAACACGACTATTGCCTGTGCCGCGCTCTATCCATTCCCGGAAGAGAAGATAGGCGAAATGGCATGTGTGGCGGTACACCCGGATTACCGCAGTTCAGCTCGCGGTGAAGTCTTACTTGAACGAATTGCTGCACAGGCCAAACAGATAGGATTAAGCAAACTATTTGTCCTTACTACCCGTAGTATTCACTGGTTTCAGGAACGCGGGTTTACACCTGTGGATATTGATTTGCTGCCAGAAAGCAAAAAGTTGATGTACAACTATCAGCGTCGTTCCAAAGTGTTAATGGCGGATTTGGGCTAG